The Elusimicrobiota bacterium genome contains a region encoding:
- a CDS encoding class I SAM-dependent methyltransferase — protein MTENKRIDNEVKHGKKILHAAEDIWGWGSPAGRVRANRRAAIFVELAKIKKTDKVLEIGCGTGLFTRLVYARTGAEIIATDIVDDLLEKARIECKDARFVREDAMALTCTDKTFDVVFGSSILHHLNIGLAFKEILRVLKPGGRMVFAEPNMLNPQILVQKNVGVIKEAMGDSPDEAAFIRWQVEKVIKNAGFINTKTFPYDFLHPFVPKPLISAVSFLGSIIESMPVFREIAGSVVIYGEKIGD, from the coding sequence ATGACTGAAAATAAACGTATTGATAATGAAGTAAAACACGGGAAAAAAATTTTGCATGCCGCGGAAGATATCTGGGGCTGGGGAAGTCCTGCGGGACGTGTACGCGCAAACCGGCGTGCTGCTATTTTTGTGGAATTAGCTAAGATAAAAAAAACTGATAAAGTCCTGGAGATTGGCTGTGGGACAGGGTTATTTACACGGTTAGTTTATGCACGTACAGGCGCTGAGATTATAGCTACTGATATCGTTGATGATTTACTGGAGAAAGCAAGGATTGAATGTAAAGACGCGCGGTTTGTTCGGGAAGATGCTATGGCGTTGACCTGTACCGATAAAACGTTTGATGTTGTGTTTGGCAGTTCTATCTTGCATCATCTTAATATCGGGCTTGCGTTTAAAGAAATACTAAGGGTTCTAAAACCCGGAGGTAGGATGGTTTTTGCTGAACCTAATATGCTGAACCCCCAGATTTTGGTACAAAAAAATGTCGGGGTTATTAAGGAAGCTATGGGTGATAGCCCGGATGAAGCCGCGTTTATACGCTGGCAAGTTGAAAAAGTGATTAAAAATGCGGGGTTCATAAATACAAAAACGTTTCCTTACGATTTTTTGCATCCTTTTGTACCAAAACCTTTGATTTCGGCAGTATCATTCTTAGGCAGTATAATTGAAAGTATGCCCGTATTTCGTGAGATTGCAGGATCGGTTGTTATATACGGTGAGAAAATAGGGGATTAA
- the sppA gene encoding signal peptide peptidase SppA, whose amino-acid sequence MDKKVFSYLVIGLYAVSVILGLVVILKPGDKSSVNKVKDGKSAGGVANAAQFSGNNGIGVVTINGTIQFDSRDMGFSPNDSGRVLKKIEAFKNRSDIKAVVLRINSPGGTVGAVQEIYSAVQKLKKAGKKVVASTGDISASGGYYVACAADKIIANPGSMVGSIGVIMELGNVEGLLKKVGIKIDTIKSGKMKDIGNYSRQMTEDERKLLQEMIDSTYNQFLNAVSTGRGIEKDKLVNLADGRIFTGEQAKSVGLVDELGSGDDAIQIAAALAGIKGEPRVVTDSEPWEQFMDMLSMSSRNDVLQKVGAVDGFRLAYKMYY is encoded by the coding sequence ATGGACAAAAAGGTGTTTAGTTATCTGGTAATCGGCCTCTACGCTGTATCTGTTATTCTGGGCTTAGTGGTTATACTTAAACCCGGGGATAAAAGTAGTGTAAACAAAGTTAAGGACGGAAAAAGTGCCGGCGGAGTTGCTAATGCCGCACAGTTTTCTGGGAATAATGGCATCGGCGTGGTTACCATAAACGGTACTATACAATTTGACTCGCGGGATATGGGGTTCTCACCCAACGATTCAGGGAGGGTACTAAAGAAAATTGAAGCTTTTAAAAACCGTTCTGATATTAAGGCTGTGGTTTTGCGTATAAACTCACCAGGCGGGACAGTAGGGGCGGTACAGGAAATATATAGCGCTGTGCAAAAATTGAAGAAAGCAGGGAAAAAAGTTGTGGCATCCACCGGTGATATTTCAGCTTCCGGCGGATATTATGTTGCCTGTGCGGCAGATAAGATTATTGCTAATCCAGGCAGTATGGTAGGTTCTATCGGAGTAATAATGGAATTAGGTAATGTTGAGGGGTTACTAAAAAAAGTAGGGATCAAAATTGATACCATAAAAAGCGGTAAGATGAAGGATATCGGTAATTATTCCAGACAGATGACTGAAGATGAACGCAAACTTTTACAGGAGATGATTGATAGTACATACAACCAGTTTCTTAATGCCGTATCTACAGGGCGGGGGATTGAGAAAGATAAACTTGTGAATCTTGCGGATGGCAGAATATTTACCGGTGAACAAGCAAAATCTGTTGGGTTGGTTGATGAACTTGGGAGTGGTGATGATGCAATTCAAATCGCAGCGGCGCTCGCAGGGATTAAGGGTGAGCCAAGAGTAGTGACGGATAGCGAACCATGGGAGCAGTTTATGGATATGTTGAGTATGTCAAGCCGTAATGATGTCCTGCAAAAAGTCGGTGCAGTTGACGGGTTTAGGCTTGCATATAAGATGTATTATTGA
- a CDS encoding glycosyltransferase family 39 protein yields MGKKVIPLLIIVVLALVPRLVNFGTHGLFYWDEAYYALEAKTVPTVLHYVFNGNKQKSVAGLKSELIDKGCIFPTGVAKPGFITLLSIASTVFGSRDYSGHLMSTLFSLLTLILVYVLSMRIYNNLYIASTACLLMAVSGYDILYARNGLPLSACLFFFTLSILLLVSAYNRQWEIKHVFLSGITAGMAVTCHYTALVSSIFVMALIFVYSLIKEWKNTKFNSAVKNMGIYILGLLIIPVSYQIVYMLIKAFLGNKLEGIVAMTYFEYFARQFGWTVQGLNIREAVTNYDVLFYIKAILLNNGWVFLYALVTSVGYFLIKNFKKFNFIEALLLINTAVIFVVWTMKPGVTVARLLSIIFPFTYIMLAKTGCDFYTGLKLPVLKAVVILIGVLVVIQNVVIAGVLINLKSGYPDVASFIKSTGETEVASLCAWPYMQFYLGKKVYANSDRLNTVKDILTMAKERKIKYLIKEFDINEYNHNELEKEVTAILRLKKPFKVFDHKYQIENIVIDNDPGAIKYLNEANLKKVYVYEIASVFK; encoded by the coding sequence ATTGGGATGAAGCATATTACGCGCTTGAAGCAAAAACAGTACCCACGGTTTTACATTATGTATTCAACGGAAATAAACAAAAAAGTGTTGCAGGGCTTAAATCAGAACTTATTGATAAAGGATGTATTTTCCCGACCGGTGTGGCAAAGCCGGGATTTATTACATTATTATCTATTGCCAGTACGGTTTTTGGTTCCAGGGATTATAGTGGGCATTTAATGTCCACTCTATTTAGTTTATTGACATTGATATTGGTATACGTACTGTCCATGCGTATCTACAATAATTTATATATCGCATCCACTGCGTGTTTATTAATGGCGGTAAGCGGTTACGATATACTGTACGCACGTAATGGGTTGCCATTATCTGCATGCTTGTTTTTTTTCACACTAAGTATCTTATTGCTTGTATCGGCGTATAACAGGCAGTGGGAGATAAAACACGTGTTTTTGTCCGGTATAACTGCCGGTATGGCGGTTACATGTCACTATACCGCGTTGGTCAGCAGTATTTTTGTTATGGCTCTAATCTTTGTGTATAGTTTGATAAAAGAGTGGAAGAATACGAAGTTTAACAGTGCCGTTAAAAATATGGGGATTTATATACTCGGATTACTGATTATTCCGGTCTCATACCAAATTGTGTATATGCTGATAAAAGCATTTTTAGGTAATAAACTTGAGGGTATAGTAGCAATGACATATTTTGAGTATTTCGCAAGGCAGTTTGGGTGGACTGTACAGGGATTGAATATCCGTGAAGCCGTTACTAATTACGATGTGTTGTTCTATATTAAAGCTATTTTGTTGAATAATGGTTGGGTTTTTTTGTATGCGTTAGTAACGTCGGTTGGATATTTCTTGATTAAGAATTTTAAAAAGTTTAATTTTATTGAAGCCTTGTTATTAATAAATACAGCGGTAATATTTGTTGTTTGGACTATGAAACCAGGGGTTACAGTTGCCAGGTTGTTATCCATAATATTTCCGTTTACCTATATCATGCTTGCGAAAACTGGTTGTGATTTTTATACCGGATTGAAATTGCCGGTATTAAAGGCAGTGGTTATATTAATAGGGGTTTTAGTAGTAATACAAAATGTTGTGATTGCAGGGGTACTGATAAATCTTAAATCCGGCTATCCTGATGTAGCATCATTTATTAAATCTACCGGCGAGACTGAAGTTGCAAGCCTCTGCGCGTGGCCTTATATGCAGTTTTATCTCGGTAAAAAAGTTTATGCTAATTCTGACAGGTTGAACACTGTCAAGGATATACTTACAATGGCAAAGGAAAGGAAGATTAAGTATTTAATTAAGGAGTTTGATATAAACGAGTATAACCATAATGAGCTTGAGAAAGAAGTTACTGCGATTCTTAGGCTGAAGAAACCCTTTAAAGTGTTTGACCATAAGTATCAGATAGAGAATATTGTTATAGACAACGATCCTGGTGCAATAAAGTATTTGAATGAAGCTAACCTGAAGAAAGTATATGTTTATGAAATTGCAAGTGTGTTTAAATAG